Part of the Methylomonas rapida genome is shown below.
GCGGGTGTGCTGGCGGATCGGATGAATCGTAAATCTATGATGATTGTGGCCGATCTGGTGCGCTTCGGGTTGATGGCTTTGTTCCCGTGGGTGCAAACTGTCTGGCAAGTCTATCTGATGATTTTCCTGATTGATGCCGCGACTGCGTTTTTCACGCCCACCTTCGATGCGACGATTCCCGACATTGTCGGCCAGAAGCACTATGTCAAAGCCTTGTCGATGTCACGCATCGCAGTCGATGTCGAAGCGGTGATGGGGCCGATGCTGGCCGGGTTGCTGGTGACTTGGCTGGGGTTGAACTGGCTATTTTGGTTCGACGCGGCGACCTATTTATTAACCCGGCCCTTAAATACCCTGTGCAGCGTAAGCAGCGGCAGGGTGTCTGAAATAAGTGGCGACATGGTTGGGTAAAGCGGCGATACGGTTCATGAAGGCATGGGCTTTTGCAAGCAACTCGGCAGTGTTTTGGCTGACAGGGCCAGCGCGCAGTGCGGTTTTAAAATCCCGATTGAGGTACTCATCGGGATTTGATTCAGGCGCATAGGGCGGCAGAAAAACCAGTTCAATCCGCTCTTGTTTGTCTTCCAGCCATTCGCTCACCTGTTTAGCATGATGGACACGCAGGTTATCGACCACTAGATAGATCTTGCCTGTCCTGCCGTCAATCAAACGGGCCAGAAATTCAAGAAAGCGTGCGGTATTGATCGAGCCTTCGACGATTTGAAAGGCCAATTCACCGCGACCGGAAATCGCTGAAATCATGGAAAGCTTGTCCCAACGCGTCGGCGTTTTCAGCACCGGTGTCCGGCCTTTGGGAGCATAGCCGCGAATCCAATGCGTATCTTCCTTAACGGCGGTCTCATCGCCCCATAAAATCGTCGCTCCTTCCGCCTTGGCTCTGGCCAATATCTGCGGATAGGTCTGCTCTAGCCAAGTGGCGACTTTGACGGGGTCTTGTTCCAAGGCTCGCTTGATTGGTCGTTGTGGCGTAAAGCCCCAACGCTTGAGATATTTGCCCACCAACCGATCCTGCATGTCCACACCAAAGCGCTCCAGAATCAGCGCTTTGATCGCAGGTCGTGTCCATAAAGCAAACGGCAATTTCAATTGCTGGGGACATTCGCCCACAATTTGATCGCGCAACCAGCATTCGTCGGCCATGGTCAGTTTGCGTCCACTGCCTATCCGGCGTCCTCGGCTTTTTTCCTGTAACGCCCCTTCGCCTTCTTTACGGGCTCGTGCCAACCACTCTTCAACGGTGCGATGGTGAACCCCGGCCACGTCAGCTAACTCTTTCAGGCTCATACCCGATTGTTTGCGTAACCGAATCACCATTTGACGCAACAGCGCACGCCCTTCTACCGTTAATTTTCGCGCATCAATTTTCTGTTTTTCCATGCGACTATTTTATCAAATTTACAGGGTATTTGAGGGCCGGGTTAATAGTCTCGGCTGTGCTGGTAGCGTTCTGTGCTTTGCCGAAACGATCTCAGCCATTGACGAGGTTTTCACTCGGCGAATTACTGGATGAATTAAGTTACGGCACTCGCATTTTGTTGCGGCAAAGCGTCTTGCGCCGGGCTTTGATGCTGAATTTCGTCGAAGCCATCGCCGGTGCGGCTGCCATCGTCGGTACCGTCATTTACGTCAAGGATATGTTGGGGTTGGGTGACAGCGAATTCGTGATAGCCATGGCGGGTTTGGGATTGGGCTCTACCGTCACGGCACTATTTCTCGGTTGAGCGACAGGACGCTACGAGTCTTACGCCAGAAAACCCGCAGAACTGCACGGCAGACGCCATCGCTGGACGGAACGAGCGTTATTAACGGGCGGAATGGTACTCGGACTGATACTACTCCCGGTCATACAACACCCCCCGTTTTTGTTGTTTGCCTTGCTGTGGATTTTTAACGGTGTCGGGCAAGCGTTGATTGCGTTGTCGTCGTCGACCTTGCTGGCCGAACATGTCACCGAAGCAGAACGTGGAAGAGGCTATGCAGCGCATTTTGCGTTGACCCATGCCTTTTGGCTGTTCAGTTATCCAGCGATTGGGCATGGGATCAGTGAGATGGGGGTGCTAATGACCTTGAGCATGGCTGGGGTGTTGTGTCTGTTGATCGCAGTTATCGCAATTCTTTCGCGCAAACCAACCCGCGATCACATGCATCTTCTTTGAGGAAGGAACTGTTGAACTTGGTATGTTTATGATGAGGCATACACATTCTTCGAAAGTGTGGATGTCTACGGTTGCCGAAGTTCAATTAGAGCGCCTCTGATGACGCGTACGGAAGAGATCAACAGCAATAGTGCGAGTAGCGAAGCAACAATAATATCAGGCCAAAGATTATCAAATAGCCAAACACCCGCTGCTGCAATGACCACTGATAAATTGGACGCGATGTCGTTCCGAGAGCACTCAAAGACCGAACTCATATTGATGTCTTCATCACGGTGTCGCCACAACAGATAAAGGCATAGTCCATTGGCAGCTAAGCCAGCCATGCTGAAAATACTCATGATTTCGTAGGACGGTAGTACGGGAACCATGAGTCGATGGACGATCTGCGCGACCACGGCGAGCGAAGCGGCCAAAATTAAGCCGCCTTTGAACAAGGCAACCCGCGCTTTTGTACCAGAGCTACGAGAAACGGCGAATAAACTCAGTCCATAAGTGATGGCATCACCCAAATTATCCAGACTGTCGGACAGCAAGGCCGTGGATTTGCCATACCATGCGGCAATGACAATGACCACAAACATCAATGCGTTGATAACAAGCACTTTAATCAGGGTGCCGCGTTGTTTTTCGCGGAGTGCTTCCGCTGCGCAGTTACCGTCACAACATGAGGCCATGGTTTTAACCGTCGGTATGTCAATTAAGATACCGTCAAAATATAACAATGCCTCAGTTCAGTAAACAGGGTGCGCTTCTAAGTCGCCGAAATGATGGCGACTGTTCAACATGCAGGTATTTCCAAACTAGCGTTTGTGA
Proteins encoded:
- a CDS encoding MFS transporter; this encodes MPTHGNHASRAVTALGHNRNFKLLFSAQVISLAGSGVTTVGLALFAHQLVSGSSAAAVIGNALMLRILAFLLLSQPAGVLADRMNRKSMMIVADLVRFGLMALFPWVQTVWQVYLMIFLIDAATAFFTPTFDATIPDIVGQKHYVKALSMSRIAVDVEAVMGPMLAGLLVTWLGLNWLFWFDAATYLLTRPLNTLCSVSSGRVSEISGDMVG
- a CDS encoding IS630 family transposase translates to MEKQKIDARKLTVEGRALLRQMVIRLRKQSGMSLKELADVAGVHHRTVEEWLARARKEGEGALQEKSRGRRIGSGRKLTMADECWLRDQIVGECPQQLKLPFALWTRPAIKALILERFGVDMQDRLVGKYLKRWGFTPQRPIKRALEQDPVKVATWLEQTYPQILARAKAEGATILWGDETAVKEDTHWIRGYAPKGRTPVLKTPTRWDKLSMISAISGRGELAFQIVEGSINTARFLEFLARLIDGRTGKIYLVVDNLRVHHAKQVSEWLEDKQERIELVFLPPYAPESNPDEYLNRDFKTALRAGPVSQNTAELLAKAHAFMNRIAALPNHVATYFRHPAAAYAAQGI
- a CDS encoding MFS transporter, producing MHGRRHRWTERALLTGGMVLGLILLPVIQHPPFLLFALLWIFNGVGQALIALSSSTLLAEHVTEAERGRGYAAHFALTHAFWLFSYPAIGHGISEMGVLMTLSMAGVLCLLIAVIAILSRKPTRDHMHLL
- a CDS encoding cation transporter; the encoded protein is MLYFDGILIDIPTVKTMASCCDGNCAAEALREKQRGTLIKVLVINALMFVVIVIAAWYGKSTALLSDSLDNLGDAITYGLSLFAVSRSSGTKARVALFKGGLILAASLAVVAQIVHRLMVPVLPSYEIMSIFSMAGLAANGLCLYLLWRHRDEDINMSSVFECSRNDIASNLSVVIAAAGVWLFDNLWPDIIVASLLALLLLISSVRVIRGALIELRQP